A genomic window from Pseudomonas alcaligenes includes:
- a CDS encoding TlpA disulfide reductase family protein, translating into MGRPLQMVIGVIAGLLLAGCAEDWGVDQHGRKVAAEQLEGQWLVINYWAEWCKPCRTEIPELNRLAVALEGQGARVLGVNFDALQGEALSKAAEAFAIRFTVLAQDPAARLQLPRNDVLPVTYIIDADGKLRERLVGEQTAAGLQARLAHWQARE; encoded by the coding sequence ATGGGAAGGCCACTCCAGATGGTGATTGGTGTCATTGCCGGGCTTCTTCTGGCCGGTTGCGCCGAGGACTGGGGCGTCGATCAGCATGGACGAAAGGTAGCGGCTGAGCAGCTCGAAGGCCAGTGGTTGGTGATCAATTACTGGGCCGAGTGGTGCAAGCCGTGCCGCACCGAGATCCCCGAGCTGAATCGGCTTGCTGTGGCGCTGGAGGGCCAGGGGGCGCGGGTGCTCGGGGTCAACTTCGATGCCCTGCAGGGCGAGGCGCTGAGCAAGGCTGCCGAGGCCTTCGCTATTCGCTTCACCGTGCTGGCGCAGGATCCCGCCGCGCGTCTGCAGCTGCCGCGCAACGACGTGTTGCCGGTCACCTACATCATCGATGCCGACGGTAAGCTGCGCGAGCGCCTGGTCGGCGAACAGACCGCTGCCGGCCTGCAGGCACGGCTGGCTCATTGGCAGGCTCGGGAGTAA
- a CDS encoding acylphosphatase, protein MRICMHGFVTGRVQGVSFRQCTAEQAERLDLDGWVRNLNDGRVEVLIEGAQSAVQELAAWLEQGPERAQVDRVELEEQPVQGVTGFVVRR, encoded by the coding sequence ATGCGCATCTGTATGCACGGTTTCGTCACTGGCAGGGTGCAGGGCGTGAGTTTTCGCCAGTGCACCGCGGAGCAGGCCGAACGCCTCGACCTGGATGGCTGGGTACGCAACCTGAATGATGGGCGGGTCGAGGTACTGATTGAGGGCGCGCAGAGCGCGGTGCAGGAGCTGGCCGCCTGGCTGGAGCAAGGTCCCGAGCGCGCGCAGGTCGATCGGGTGGAGCTGGAGGAACAGCCGGTGCAGGGCGTCACCGGCTTCGTCGTGCGTCGCTGA
- a CDS encoding proline--tRNA ligase encodes MRTSQYLLSTLKETPSDAVVISHQLMLRAGLIRKLASGMYTWMPMGLRVLRKAEAIVREEMNAAGALEVLMPAVQPAELWQESGRWEQYGPELLRIKDRHDRDFCLGPTHEEVITDLARNELNSYKQLPINLYQIQTKFRDEIRPRFGLMRGREFIMKDAYSFHLDQASLQETYDRMHQAYCNVFTRLGLNFRPVQADTGSIGGTGSHEFHVLAESGEDDIAFSDSSDYAANIEKAEAIPREKERGAATEELRLVDTPEAKTIDDLVAQFGLAIEKTVKTLVVHAAEEGKLVALIVRGDHELNEIKAANHELVASPLVFASEAEIRAAIGAGPGSLGPLNLPIPCVIDRSVALMSDFGAGANLDGKHYFGLNWERDLPLPAVADLRNVVEGDPSPDGKGTLVIKRGIEVGHIFQLGTKYSEAMGCKVLGESGKPITLTMGCYGIGVSRVVAAAIEQNWDERGILWTDALAPFQIALVPMKYENEAVRAATDNLYAELTAAGYEVLLDDRDKKTSPGVKFADMELIGIPHRIVVSERGLAEGNLEYKHRRDSESQQMPAAEILSFLANRIAR; translated from the coding sequence ATGCGTACCAGTCAGTACCTGCTCTCGACCCTCAAGGAAACCCCCTCCGACGCCGTGGTGATCAGCCACCAGCTGATGCTGCGTGCCGGCCTGATCCGCAAGCTGGCCTCCGGCATGTACACCTGGATGCCGATGGGGCTGCGCGTGCTGCGCAAGGCCGAAGCCATAGTGCGCGAAGAGATGAATGCCGCCGGCGCCCTCGAGGTACTGATGCCGGCCGTGCAGCCGGCCGAGCTGTGGCAGGAGTCCGGCCGCTGGGAGCAGTACGGCCCCGAGCTGCTGCGCATCAAGGATCGTCACGATCGCGATTTCTGCCTGGGCCCGACCCATGAGGAAGTGATCACCGATCTGGCGCGCAACGAACTGAACAGCTACAAGCAGTTGCCGATCAACCTGTACCAGATCCAGACCAAGTTCCGCGACGAGATCCGCCCGCGCTTCGGCCTCATGCGTGGCCGCGAGTTCATCATGAAGGACGCTTACTCCTTCCACCTGGACCAGGCCTCGCTGCAGGAAACCTATGACCGCATGCACCAGGCCTACTGCAATGTGTTCACCCGCCTGGGCCTGAACTTCCGCCCGGTGCAGGCCGACACCGGCTCCATCGGCGGCACCGGCTCCCACGAGTTCCACGTGCTGGCCGAGTCCGGCGAAGACGATATCGCCTTCAGCGACAGCTCCGACTACGCCGCCAACATCGAGAAGGCCGAGGCCATCCCGCGCGAGAAAGAACGCGGCGCGGCCACCGAGGAGCTGCGCCTGGTCGACACCCCCGAGGCCAAGACCATCGACGACCTGGTGGCCCAGTTCGGCCTGGCCATCGAGAAGACCGTCAAGACCCTGGTGGTGCATGCAGCCGAGGAAGGCAAGCTGGTCGCCCTGATCGTGCGCGGCGACCACGAGCTGAACGAGATCAAGGCCGCCAACCACGAGCTGGTCGCCAGCCCCCTGGTGTTCGCCTCCGAAGCCGAGATCCGCGCCGCCATCGGCGCCGGCCCCGGCTCGCTGGGCCCGCTGAACCTGCCGATCCCCTGCGTGATCGACCGCTCGGTGGCCCTGATGAGCGACTTCGGCGCCGGTGCCAACCTCGACGGCAAGCACTACTTCGGCCTCAACTGGGAGCGCGACCTGCCGCTGCCGGCCGTCGCCGACCTGCGCAACGTGGTCGAAGGCGACCCCAGCCCGGACGGCAAGGGCACCCTGGTGATCAAGCGCGGCATCGAAGTCGGCCATATCTTCCAGCTCGGCACCAAGTACAGCGAGGCCATGGGCTGCAAGGTCCTGGGCGAGAGCGGCAAGCCGATCACCCTGACCATGGGCTGCTATGGCATCGGCGTATCGCGCGTGGTGGCCGCGGCCATCGAGCAGAACTGGGACGAGCGCGGCATCCTCTGGACCGACGCCCTGGCGCCCTTCCAGATCGCCCTGGTGCCGATGAAGTACGAGAACGAAGCCGTGCGCGCCGCCACCGACAATCTCTACGCCGAGCTGACCGCCGCCGGCTACGAGGTGCTGCTGGACGATCGCGACAAGAAGACCAGCCCCGGGGTGAAGTTCGCCGACATGGAGCTGATCGGCATCCCGCACCGCATCGTGGTCAGCGAGCGCGGCCTGGCCGAGGGCAACCTCGAATACAAGCACCGCCGCGACAGCGAGAGCCAGCAGATGCCGGCCGCCGAGATCCTGTCGTTCCTCGCCAACCGCATCGCCCGCTGA
- a CDS encoding PaaI family thioesterase, with amino-acid sequence MTAGQVQALIRAGVPMAEDIDLRIDRLEADLAVARVPFHGKLVRPGGTLSGPTIMSLADAAMYAVVLGRLGRVEMAVTANLNINFLARPKPLDLIAEARILRLSRRQAVCEVQLYSQGEEGELVAHVTGTYALPL; translated from the coding sequence CTGACGGCGGGCCAGGTGCAGGCCCTGATCCGGGCGGGGGTGCCGATGGCCGAGGATATCGATCTGCGGATCGACCGCCTGGAGGCTGATCTGGCGGTGGCGCGGGTACCTTTCCACGGCAAGCTGGTGCGGCCGGGGGGCACCCTGTCGGGGCCGACCATCATGTCACTGGCCGATGCGGCCATGTACGCGGTGGTGCTCGGGCGTCTGGGGCGGGTGGAGATGGCGGTGACCGCCAACCTGAACATCAACTTCCTGGCCAGGCCCAAGCCGTTGGACCTGATCGCCGAGGCGCGCATCCTGCGCTTGTCCAGGCGCCAGGCGGTGTGTGAGGTGCAGCTTTACTCGCAGGGTGAGGAGGGCGAACTGGTAGCCCATGTTACCGGCACCTATGCCTTGCCACTGTAA
- a CDS encoding OprD family porin: MQVMKWSALALAVTAGTTQLAFASAQSESKGFVEDSSFDIFNRALYMNRDFRNGASNGASTSANPAGYREETGLGIRLLFESGFTQGTVGVGVDAHSLSSIKLDGGRGRYGTGQFAQTDEGRGDDTQTEVGGAIKFRVSDTVLKYGNQFVASPVFSTDDSRILPEVATGTYLVSNEIEGLELSAGRFTGLSSQVQTTRDDFELKSANIVGASYAFTDNFSGAIHAADVEDYWKKYYGNLNYNLPLAEEQALNFDFNIYKTDYDDEYSADAFDDNTIWSLATAYSLGAHKFTLAYQRSSGDRGYDYGVDGGGTVWLNNSVQFSDFNGEDEKSWQVRYDLDMASYGVPGLSFMTRYLTGDDITTSSGEEGKEHEWNFETKYVIQEGAAKDLSFRLRHAIWRANDAYNADYSADLNDTRLIVEYPLDVL, from the coding sequence ATGCAAGTGATGAAGTGGAGCGCACTGGCTCTGGCCGTGACCGCCGGAACCACCCAGCTGGCCTTCGCCAGCGCGCAGTCTGAGTCGAAAGGCTTCGTCGAAGACAGCAGCTTCGACATCTTCAACCGCGCCCTCTACATGAACCGCGATTTCCGCAATGGTGCCAGCAATGGTGCCAGCACCTCCGCCAACCCGGCGGGCTATCGCGAAGAAACCGGCCTGGGCATCCGCCTGCTGTTCGAATCCGGTTTCACTCAGGGCACCGTAGGTGTCGGTGTGGACGCCCACTCCCTCTCCAGCATCAAGCTCGATGGCGGCCGCGGCCGTTACGGCACCGGCCAGTTCGCCCAGACCGACGAAGGTCGCGGTGACGATACCCAGACCGAAGTTGGCGGCGCCATCAAATTCCGCGTTTCCGACACCGTCCTGAAGTACGGCAACCAGTTCGTAGCCAGCCCGGTATTCTCCACCGACGACAGCCGCATCCTGCCGGAAGTCGCTACCGGCACCTACCTGGTCAGCAATGAGATCGAAGGCCTCGAACTGAGCGCCGGCCGCTTCACCGGCCTGAGCAGCCAGGTTCAGACCACTCGTGATGATTTCGAACTGAAATCTGCCAACATCGTTGGCGCCAGCTATGCCTTCACCGACAATTTCAGCGGCGCCATCCACGCTGCCGACGTCGAAGACTACTGGAAGAAGTACTACGGCAACCTGAACTACAACCTGCCGCTGGCAGAAGAGCAGGCCCTGAACTTCGACTTCAACATCTACAAGACCGACTACGACGACGAGTACTCCGCCGACGCATTCGACGACAACACCATCTGGAGCCTGGCAACCGCTTACAGCCTGGGCGCCCACAAGTTCACCCTGGCCTACCAGCGCTCCAGCGGTGACCGTGGCTACGACTACGGTGTAGACGGTGGCGGCACCGTCTGGCTGAACAACTCCGTGCAGTTCTCTGACTTCAACGGCGAAGACGAGAAGTCCTGGCAGGTTCGTTATGACCTGGATATGGCTTCCTACGGCGTACCGGGCCTGAGCTTCATGACCCGCTACCTGACCGGTGACGACATCACCACCAGCTCCGGCGAAGAAGGCAAGGAGCACGAGTGGAACTTCGAAACCAAGTACGTCATTCAGGAAGGCGCCGCGAAGGACCTGTCCTTCCGTCTGCGTCACGCCATCTGGCGTGCCAACGACGCCTACAACGCTGACTACAGCGCTGACCTGAACGACACCCGCCTGATCGTCGAGTACCCGCTGGACGTGCTGTAA
- a CDS encoding HIT domain-containing protein: MFALDPRLQQDTLAIGDFPLCRLLLMNDANYPWFILVPRREAVSELFQLDQADQQQLWLETTRLAETFKDAFVADKMNVATLGNVVSQLHMHVIVRRRDDPAWPAPVWGRLPARPYEAAEIAALQQRLRLVLTNDFQFAEG, from the coding sequence ATGTTTGCTCTCGACCCCCGCTTGCAACAGGACACCCTGGCTATCGGAGATTTTCCCTTGTGCCGGCTGCTGCTGATGAATGACGCCAATTATCCCTGGTTCATTCTGGTGCCGAGGCGCGAGGCGGTCAGCGAGCTGTTTCAGCTGGACCAGGCCGATCAGCAGCAGCTATGGCTGGAAACCACGCGTCTGGCGGAAACGTTCAAGGATGCCTTCGTTGCCGACAAGATGAACGTTGCCACCCTGGGCAACGTGGTCAGTCAGCTACACATGCATGTGATCGTCCGGCGCCGAGACGACCCTGCGTGGCCCGCACCGGTCTGGGGGCGCCTGCCAGCACGTCCCTATGAGGCGGCCGAGATTGCCGCATTGCAGCAGCGCTTGCGGCTGGTGCTGACCAATGACTTCCAGTTTGCCGAGGGTTGA